Proteins encoded by one window of Cucurbita pepo subsp. pepo cultivar mu-cu-16 chromosome LG14, ASM280686v2, whole genome shotgun sequence:
- the LOC111810504 gene encoding glycine-rich cell wall structural protein 2-like, with the protein MAITRVLCLSFLLLVGLGLASAARTLLDYDPRTHHYGYDRPNPREGYDSGHRDESYDNVYGGRSGGGYGVGGSALGGSGYGSGGVRGSGYGNGGGNAYGGGVSSGVGGAGYGSGSRYGGGEDHGVGYGGGRSGGYENGGNGGYGQGRDHDIGYGSRNGNGNGNGNGYGDSHGYGNGGGVDGGYGRGDGVGGHAGGSGIGAGGGYGGHAGGSGIGAGGAYGSGGGHGGEHDNSKGSGEEGGYDGGYALTNSISNKN; encoded by the coding sequence ATGGCTATCACTAGAGTCTTGTGCCTTAGCTTTCTTCTCCTTGTAGGGTTGGGTTTAGCTTCGGCTGCCCGAACCCTTCTTGATTATGATCCCCGAACACATCACTATGGTTACGATCGCCCTAACCCTAGAGAAGGGTACGATTCGGGGCATCGTGACGAATCCTATGATAATGTATATGGAGGAAGATCGGGTGGAGGATATGGAGTCGGAGGGTCGGCTCTTGGAGGTTCAGGCTATGGAAGTGGTGGAGTAAGGGGTTCGGGATATGGTAACGGTGGAGGAAATGCATACGGAGGAGGGGTTAGCTCCGGCGTAGGAGGAGCAGGATATGGAAGTGGGAGTAGATATGGAGGTGGAGAAGATCATGGTGTTGGTTACGGTGGTGGGCGAAGTGGAGGTTATGAAAATGGAGGCAATGGTGGGTATGGGCAAGGAAGAGATCATGATATCGGCTATGGAAgtagaaatggaaatggaaatggaaatggaaatgggtaTGGAGATTCCCATGGATATGGAAATGGTGGAGGAGTCGACGGTGGGTATGGAAGGGGAGACGGAGTAGGAGGCCATGCTGGTGGTTCTGGCATTGGCGCCGGCGGTGGTTACGGAGGCCATGCTGGTGGTTCTGGAATTGGGGCCGGCGGAGCTTACGGCAGTGGAGGAGGTCACGGAGGAGAACATGATAATAGCAAAGGAAGTGGAGAAGAAGGAGGTTATGACGGTGGATATGCACTCACAAACTCCATCTCAAACAAGAATTGA